In Streptomyces durocortorensis, a genomic segment contains:
- a CDS encoding sodium/solute symporter, with the protein MSTPASMASWVAVALVVLATVLVGGFGLRISRTTSDFYVASRTVRPRLNAAAISGEYLSAASFLGIAGLVLVHGPDMLWYPVGYTAGYLVLLVFVAAPLRRSGAYTLPDFAEGRLESRQVRRLVSALVVGAGWLYLVPQLQGAGLTLKILTGAPGWLGDVLVATVVTAAVAAGGMRSITFVQVFQYWLKLTALLVPALFLVLAWQGDGRPRVSFDDQLAVFRADHPLYATYGLIVATFLGTMGLPHVVVRFYTSPNGRDARRTTVAVLALVGLFYLLPPIYGALGRLYTPELRYGGDADAAVLLLPARVIGGLGGDLLGALIAGGAFAAFLSTASGLTMAVAGVITQDVLPGRGVRHFRFATVLAVAVPLAGSLLVSRVPVADAVGMAFAVSASSFCPLLVLGIWWRRLTPPGAVAGLLLGGGSALLAVGITVSGAVTPPGWPHALLAWPAVWSVPVGFLAMILVSLATPGRIPPGTNAAMTRFHLPEALTSARAAAGRDR; encoded by the coding sequence GTGAGTACCCCCGCCTCCATGGCGTCCTGGGTGGCCGTGGCCCTCGTCGTCCTCGCCACCGTCCTCGTCGGCGGCTTCGGCCTGCGCATCTCCCGTACGACCTCCGACTTCTACGTCGCCTCGCGCACCGTGCGCCCCCGCCTCAACGCCGCCGCGATCAGCGGGGAATACCTGTCGGCCGCCTCCTTTCTCGGTATCGCCGGGCTCGTCCTCGTCCACGGCCCCGACATGCTCTGGTACCCGGTCGGCTACACCGCCGGATACCTGGTGCTGCTGGTCTTCGTCGCCGCCCCGCTGCGCCGCTCGGGGGCGTACACCCTGCCCGACTTCGCCGAAGGGCGTCTCGAATCGCGGCAGGTCAGAAGGCTGGTGAGCGCGCTCGTCGTCGGGGCGGGGTGGCTCTACCTCGTGCCGCAGCTCCAGGGCGCCGGGCTCACCTTGAAGATCCTCACCGGCGCGCCCGGCTGGCTCGGGGACGTCCTCGTCGCCACCGTCGTGACGGCCGCCGTCGCGGCGGGCGGCATGCGCTCCATCACCTTCGTCCAGGTCTTCCAGTACTGGCTGAAGCTCACCGCCCTGCTCGTCCCCGCCCTCTTCCTGGTCCTCGCCTGGCAGGGCGACGGGCGGCCCCGGGTCAGCTTCGACGACCAGCTCGCCGTCTTCCGCGCCGACCACCCGCTGTACGCCACCTACGGGCTGATCGTGGCGACCTTCCTCGGGACCATGGGCCTGCCCCACGTCGTCGTCCGCTTCTACACCAGCCCCAACGGCCGCGACGCCCGCCGCACCACCGTCGCGGTGCTCGCCCTGGTCGGCCTCTTCTACCTGCTGCCGCCGATCTACGGGGCGCTCGGCCGGCTCTACACCCCCGAACTGCGGTACGGGGGCGACGCGGACGCCGCCGTGCTGCTGCTGCCCGCCCGGGTCATCGGCGGGCTCGGCGGCGACCTCCTCGGGGCGCTGATCGCGGGCGGGGCGTTCGCCGCGTTCCTGTCCACCGCCTCCGGGCTCACCATGGCTGTCGCCGGGGTCATCACCCAGGACGTGCTGCCCGGGCGCGGGGTGCGGCACTTCCGGTTCGCCACGGTCCTCGCCGTCGCCGTGCCGCTCGCCGGGTCGCTGCTGGTGAGCCGGGTGCCGGTGGCCGATGCGGTGGGCATGGCGTTCGCCGTCTCCGCGTCCTCCTTCTGCCCGCTGCTCGTCCTCGGCATCTGGTGGCGGCGGCTGACCCCGCCGGGGGCCGTCGCGGGGCTCCTGCTGGGCGGCGGCTCCGCCCTGCTCGCGGTGGGCATCACGGTCAGCGGAGCCGTGACCCCGCCCGGCTGGCCGCACGCGCTGCTGGCCTGGCCCGCCGTGTGGTCCGTGCCGGTCGGGTTCCTCGCGATGATCCTGGTCTCGCTCGCCACGCCGGGGCGGATACCGCCGGGCACCAACGCGGCGATGACCCGCTTCCACCTCCCCGAGGCCCTCACCTCGGCGCGGGCGGCCGCCGGGAGGGACCGATGA